A single window of Drosophila suzukii chromosome 3, CBGP_Dsuzu_IsoJpt1.0, whole genome shotgun sequence DNA harbors:
- the LOC108006742 gene encoding serine/threonine-protein phosphatase 2A activator, whose amino-acid sequence MEHKGEVNLKRVAAFFRRSSTGPVCRMQTTSDIEPWQVSKAYFTLITYLNDVSTEIQGIRNTDSFPISQNIRRLTAIFDKLEVMIQANPPAPVVQASNVSASLEPGNKGYRRWAHCMLRDIYQMVEKAVPASKCRHVNELGVYLSGAFGSSTKIEYGTGHELSFLFFVCALFRAEILTREEDLAASALVLFDRYLKFVRRLQVTYSVISSNWHGGYSLDKFQFLPFIWGFAQLCYGAPFSPQKMLDEDTISQYRKEYLLIDCVAHMANTYIGTFARHSSQLWSLAALSSWTKIQRGVMLMYMEDILLDFDNLNALRFGELMSFEEDKSGRKLGNARLGVMSPLRRQMAEEQEEQDQEPELPFATPSISRSELIEGSKKKPAVDKPFSDGLSNSGLSVGSDCSSLSGVSVHLPTWMDDAPRNTKQ is encoded by the coding sequence ATGGAGCACAAGGGCGAAGTGAACCTCAAGCGGGTGGCCGCCTTCTTCCGGAGGAGCTCCACTGGACCCGTGTGCCGGATGCAGACCACCTCGGACATCGAGCCCTGGCAGGTCTCGAAGGCGTACTTCACGCTGATCACGTACTTGAACGACGTGAGCACCGAGATACAGGGAATACGGAATACCGACTCCTTTCCGATCAGCCAGAACATCCGCCGACTGACGGCCATCTTCGACAAGCTGGAGGTCATGATCCAGGCCAATCCGCCGGCGCCCGTGGTCCAAGCTTCCAATGTCAGTGCCTCCCTGGAGCCGGGTAACAAGGGCTACCGGCGGTGGGCGCACTGCATGCTGAGGGACATTTACCAGATGGTGGAGAAGGCGGTGCCGGCCAGCAAATGCAGGCACGTGAATGAACTGGGGGTGTACTTGTCGGGGGCCTTCGGCAGCTCCACCAAAATCGAGTACGGAACTGGGCACGAGCTGAGCTTCCTGTTCTTTGTGTGCGCCCTTTTCAGGGCGGAGATCCTGACCAGGGAGGAGGACTTGGCCGCCTCGGCTCTGGTTCTCTTCGATCGCTACCTGAAGTTCGTGCGCCGGCTGCAGGTGACCTATTCGGTGATATCGTCGAACTGGCACGGCGGTTACTCCCTGGACAAATTCCAGTTTCTGCCGTTCATCTGGGGGTTCGCCCAGTTGTGCTACGGGGCGCCCTTCTCCCCGCAGAAAATGCTGGACGAGGACACCATTTCGCAGTACAGGAAGGAATATCTGCTGATCGACTGTGTGGCCCATATGGCGAACACCTACATCGGCACCTTCGCCCGCCACTCCAGCCAACTTTGGAGCCTGGCCGCCCTGTCCTCGTGGACGAAGATCCAACGCGGTGTGATGCTCATGTACATGGAGGACATACTTCTGGACTTTGACAACCTGAATGCCCTGCGATTCGGAGAACTGATGTCCTTTGAGGAGGACAAGTCTGGCCGGAAATTGGGCAACGCTCGCCTGGGTGTGATGTCTCCGCTGCGCCGCCAAATGGCGGAGGAACAGGAAGAGCAGGATCAGGAGCCTGAGCTGCCATTCGCCACTCCTTCGATTTCCAGATCGGAACTGATCGAAGGCAGTAAGAAGAAGCCAGCGGTCGACAAACCCTTCAGCGACGGACTGTCCAACAGCGGACTTTCCGTGGGCAGCGACTGCTCATCTCTCAGCGGAGTGAGTGTCCATCTGCCCACTTGGATGGACGACGCTCCGAGGAATACCAAACAATAG